From a single Armatimonadota bacterium genomic region:
- a CDS encoding class I SAM-dependent rRNA methyltransferase, with protein MSVVTVKGSAIRKLQRGYPWLQRSDVRWESDVAPGSLAELCGADGTRLGMGLVNPGARYPVKILRLGDGGVDGAFFRDRLDRAWDYRQTIDLESDAFRWAHGEADGLPGLIVDFFAGHAVVQVRNLGMEKLKPVWLPILAERCESVFERSDMQGRKEEGMEEFSGQLAGETPERIEIRERGLRYLVPAKDGLKTGHFLDQRNSRAHLAKQVRQGDRVLDLFCYTGGFSLAAASAGADCLGVDIKQLPVLCGQANAQLNGLTVEFVQANAFDYLAESAEGGYNWIILDPPAIAKTRDKRDSLKWGIWKLVHDALPHLNPGGRVVVCACTWQMGIEDCWDVVQLAAGDCGVKVALEAVTLQDRDHPAVAEFPQSLYLKCLWVRRME; from the coding sequence ATGTCGGTCGTCACGGTCAAAGGCAGCGCTATCCGCAAACTCCAACGGGGCTACCCGTGGCTCCAGCGGAGCGATGTCCGGTGGGAATCGGACGTGGCGCCGGGGTCTTTGGCCGAACTGTGCGGGGCCGACGGCACTCGGCTCGGCATGGGGCTGGTAAACCCGGGCGCGCGCTATCCCGTGAAGATCTTGCGCTTAGGCGATGGCGGGGTGGACGGGGCGTTTTTCCGCGACCGTCTCGACCGCGCCTGGGATTATCGTCAGACCATAGATCTTGAATCCGATGCCTTTCGATGGGCGCATGGTGAGGCAGATGGCCTCCCTGGCTTGATTGTCGATTTTTTTGCCGGCCATGCCGTGGTGCAAGTCCGGAACCTGGGAATGGAAAAGCTCAAGCCTGTTTGGCTGCCCATCCTGGCCGAGCGATGCGAAAGCGTTTTTGAACGCTCGGACATGCAAGGCCGGAAGGAGGAGGGCATGGAAGAGTTTTCGGGCCAATTGGCGGGAGAGACTCCAGAGCGGATTGAAATCCGCGAGCGTGGCCTGCGGTATCTGGTCCCGGCCAAAGACGGTTTAAAGACGGGCCACTTTTTGGATCAGCGGAACTCACGCGCCCACCTGGCCAAGCAAGTCCGGCAAGGCGACCGGGTTTTAGACCTTTTTTGTTACACCGGGGGGTTCAGCTTGGCGGCGGCATCGGCGGGGGCGGATTGCCTGGGTGTGGATATCAAGCAACTGCCCGTGTTGTGCGGGCAGGCGAACGCCCAGTTGAACGGCCTCACAGTGGAGTTTGTGCAGGCCAATGCGTTCGATTACCTTGCGGAGTCTGCCGAGGGGGGTTACAACTGGATCATCTTGGATCCGCCGGCCATCGCCAAAACCCGGGATAAGCGGGATTCGCTGAAATGGGGAATATGGAAGTTAGTCCATGATGCCTTGCCGCATTTGAATCCCGGCGGGCGGGTTGTGGTTTGCGCTTGCACCTGGCAGATGGGGATTGAGGATTGCTGGGATGTCGTCCAGTTGGCGGCGGGGGATTGCGGGGTCAAAGTGGCATTGGAGGCGGTAACCCTTCAGGATCGGGATCATCCCGCCGTGGCCGAGTTCCCGCAAAGCCTGTATTTAAAGTGCCTGTGGGTGAGGCGGATGGAATGA
- a CDS encoding ATP-grasp domain-containing protein, protein MTYRFDIGFLGGGQLARMSIMAAQRMGFHCLSLDPGRVTPASQVAPSLEGALDDPEKVAHFIHQCQFVTLENEFIPAQAIRQALIIADREPGCLTPGLGTLATIQDKLLQRQAYLTHGAPSPLAVALEGDFSTAFEQIGFPMVLKARFGGYDGKGTRYARNPEEFATHRELVAGGNWMAEQFVPFTRELAVMVYRSKTQTGCFPTMETIQVNHVCDQVFPSGTDASAAAIAAVEAVQGYGLFGVELFETGSGEFLVNEIAPRPHNTGHYTLDWGGVSQFEQHVRLATGLTCAQPIGQEACMANVLGPSAMGSTGETGTDWLTRARAALYAAEPAAHLHWYGKEESRPGRKMAHINAVGPDCRARALRAREAFLATWTQNSPS, encoded by the coding sequence GTGACCTACCGCTTCGATATCGGGTTTTTGGGCGGAGGGCAGCTGGCCCGGATGTCCATCATGGCCGCCCAACGCATGGGATTCCATTGCCTCAGCCTCGATCCCGGCCGGGTGACCCCCGCAAGCCAAGTCGCCCCATCGCTCGAGGGCGCCCTGGACGACCCCGAGAAGGTAGCCCACTTCATTCACCAGTGCCAATTCGTCACGCTCGAAAACGAGTTCATCCCCGCCCAAGCCATCCGCCAGGCCCTCATCATTGCCGACCGGGAGCCCGGTTGCCTCACCCCGGGGCTCGGCACCTTGGCGACCATTCAAGACAAACTCCTCCAACGCCAGGCGTATCTGACCCATGGGGCACCGAGCCCGCTGGCCGTGGCTTTAGAAGGTGATTTTTCGACCGCCTTTGAACAAATCGGGTTCCCGATGGTGCTCAAGGCCCGGTTTGGCGGATACGACGGCAAAGGCACCCGATACGCCCGCAACCCGGAGGAGTTTGCAACCCACCGGGAACTCGTCGCCGGGGGCAACTGGATGGCTGAACAGTTCGTGCCGTTCACCCGCGAACTCGCCGTCATGGTCTACCGCTCCAAAACCCAGACCGGGTGCTTCCCCACCATGGAGACCATCCAGGTCAACCACGTGTGCGACCAAGTGTTTCCGAGCGGAACCGATGCCTCCGCCGCCGCCATTGCCGCTGTCGAAGCCGTCCAGGGTTACGGCCTGTTCGGAGTGGAGCTGTTCGAAACCGGGTCTGGCGAATTCTTGGTCAACGAAATCGCGCCCCGGCCCCACAACACCGGCCACTACACCCTGGATTGGGGTGGAGTCAGCCAGTTTGAACAACACGTGCGCCTTGCCACCGGGCTCACCTGTGCCCAACCGATTGGGCAAGAAGCCTGCATGGCCAACGTATTGGGCCCGAGCGCGATGGGTTCCACGGGCGAAACCGGCACCGACTGGCTCACCCGGGCCCGCGCCGCACTCTATGCCGCGGAACCTGCCGCCCACCTCCATTGGTACGGCAAGGAAGAATCCCGGCCCGGCCGGAAAATGGCCCACATCAACGCCGTCGGCCCCGATTGCCGCGCCCGCGCGCTCCGGGCCCGAGAAGCGTTTCTTGCGACTTGGACCCAAAACTCTCCGAGCTAG
- a CDS encoding 50S ribosomal protein L25 translates to MATLQLTTREDASSAGTRRLRRDGVLPMALIAKGGETKKVQADRMDTKHLFHDITGVAIFDVAIDGGSPTRVIMKDVQRDPVSRRVSHLTVMEIAEDDIVKVFIPVVVEGTPNAVAKRAATLMVPMNQIEIKARVKDLPEQILVDASKMKQNDKIVVGDLSLGEGVEFLASDQTVLASTKQLRGMAALEEGGEESPAEEGGEAAAEEASAE, encoded by the coding sequence ATGGCTACGTTGCAACTCACCACCCGCGAAGACGCCTCATCGGCCGGCACCCGCCGATTGCGCCGAGACGGTGTCCTCCCCATGGCGCTCATCGCCAAAGGCGGCGAGACCAAAAAGGTCCAGGCCGACCGCATGGACACCAAACACCTGTTCCACGACATCACCGGCGTCGCCATCTTCGATGTCGCCATCGACGGCGGTTCGCCAACACGGGTCATCATGAAGGACGTGCAACGCGACCCCGTCAGCCGCCGGGTCAGCCACCTCACCGTCATGGAAATTGCCGAAGACGACATCGTGAAGGTCTTCATCCCTGTCGTGGTGGAAGGCACCCCCAACGCGGTCGCCAAACGCGCCGCCACCCTCATGGTGCCCATGAACCAAATCGAAATCAAAGCCCGCGTCAAAGACCTGCCGGAACAGATCCTGGTCGACGCCAGCAAAATGAAGCAAAACGACAAAATTGTCGTCGGCGACCTGAGTCTCGGGGAAGGCGTCGAATTCCTGGCCTCTGACCAAACTGTCCTCGCCTCCACCAAACAACTCCGCGGGATGGCCGCCCTGGAAGAAGGCGGCGAAGAATCCCCGGCTGAAGAAGGCGGGGAAGCCGCTGCCGAAGAAGCATCAGCCGAGTAG